Proteins from a single region of Streptomyces sp. HUAS 15-9:
- a CDS encoding DUF3499 domain-containing protein — translation MESRRGPLKSAVPSNVVSPVRRCSRTACGRPAVATLTYVYADSTAVLGPLATYAEPHCYDLCADHSERLTAPRGWEVVRLLDGSVPARPTGDDLEALANAVREAARPQERAAEAGGAGARTADPMEVARRGHLRVLRSPDN, via the coding sequence GTGGAGAGTCGTCGCGGCCCGCTCAAGAGTGCGGTACCGTCCAACGTCGTGAGCCCTGTACGTCGCTGTTCGCGCACCGCTTGCGGCCGACCCGCCGTCGCGACGCTGACGTACGTCTACGCCGACTCGACCGCGGTCCTCGGCCCGCTCGCCACCTACGCCGAACCCCACTGCTACGACCTGTGCGCCGACCACTCCGAGCGCCTCACCGCCCCGCGCGGCTGGGAGGTCGTACGACTCCTCGACGGCTCCGTGCCCGCCCGCCCCACCGGGGACGACCTGGAAGCCCTCGCCAACGCCGTGCGCGAGGCGGCCCGCCCCCAGGAGCGCGCGGCCGAGGCCGGCGGCGCAGGCGCGCGCACGGCGGACCCGATGGAGGTCGCCCGCCGCGGCCATCTGCGGGTGCTGCGCTCCCCGGACAACTGA
- a CDS encoding metallopeptidase family protein, translated as MDNRVPPRAAGPGPRRRDRHGRGMRGPIAPPQVPLAASRAEAFADLVQDSVERLERRWPQLADIDFLVLEVPRLDGRPGEGWSDDAVPLGGTIPAREGRRARVVVYRRPVEIRTKGRDERAALVHEVVVEQVAELLGLTPETVDPRYGED; from the coding sequence ATGGACAACCGTGTACCGCCCCGTGCCGCCGGCCCCGGGCCCCGTCGTCGTGATCGCCACGGTCGGGGCATGCGCGGGCCGATCGCGCCACCCCAGGTGCCGCTGGCGGCGAGCCGTGCCGAGGCGTTCGCGGACCTGGTGCAGGACTCCGTGGAGCGACTCGAGCGGCGGTGGCCGCAGCTCGCCGACATCGATTTTCTGGTGCTCGAGGTGCCCCGGCTGGACGGGCGGCCCGGAGAGGGCTGGAGCGACGACGCGGTGCCGCTCGGCGGGACGATCCCGGCGCGCGAGGGACGCCGGGCCCGGGTCGTGGTCTACCGGCGGCCGGTGGAGATCCGGACCAAGGGGCGGGACGAGCGGGCCGCGCTGGTGCACGAGGTGGTCGTGGAACAGGTGGCGGAGCTGCTGGGGCTGACCCCGGAGACGGTGGACCCCCGCTACGGCGAGGACTGA
- a CDS encoding DUF5719 family protein, whose protein sequence is MKRTTLSLIAGTAALAAVTGFAALKTPDAPGAPTVQAAAQLPVERTSLLCPAPSISDIAETSYTSFTPVTKGTASGGKAELRSATEESADGTSGSAKGKDKKKTTSAVLTPKQPGTPVTGDTSGADSPALIGAADGRFAPGWTVQETTEVAAGNGRGLQGVNCTAPDTEFWFPGASTAAERTDYVHLTNPDDGPAVVDIELYGKDGAIKSTVGEGITVQPHSSEPVLLSTLSDERQTNLTVHVSVRSGRVAAAVQALDDKIGGDWLAASADPAGTLVLPGIPKDATSVRLIAFTPGDADADLKVRLASPDGLITPAGNETLHVKSGMTSAIDLGDVTRGEAGSVVLTPTDRSVPVVAALRVTRGKGDKQETAFIPATSPVGTRATSADNSGKGTTLSLIAPTAAAKVKVTASAGSGGGTPVTKTYTIKAGTTQDVDAPVPAGLKGTYALTVEPLSGGPVYGARTLAATEEGVPGFTVQTLPDDRGTVAVPEADQDLSVLQK, encoded by the coding sequence GTGAAGCGCACCACCCTGTCCCTGATCGCCGGCACCGCCGCGCTGGCCGCCGTCACCGGGTTCGCCGCGCTCAAGACGCCGGACGCGCCCGGCGCGCCGACAGTCCAGGCGGCGGCCCAGCTGCCCGTGGAGCGCACGAGCCTGCTGTGCCCGGCCCCGAGCATCTCCGACATCGCCGAGACCTCGTACACGTCCTTCACCCCCGTCACCAAGGGCACGGCGAGCGGCGGCAAGGCCGAACTCCGCTCGGCCACGGAGGAGTCGGCGGACGGGACGAGCGGCTCCGCCAAGGGCAAGGACAAGAAGAAGACCACCAGCGCCGTCCTGACCCCCAAGCAGCCCGGCACCCCGGTCACCGGTGACACCTCCGGCGCCGACTCGCCCGCGCTCATCGGAGCCGCGGACGGGAGGTTCGCGCCGGGCTGGACCGTCCAGGAGACCACCGAGGTCGCGGCGGGCAACGGACGCGGACTCCAGGGCGTCAACTGCACGGCCCCGGACACCGAGTTCTGGTTCCCCGGCGCCAGCACCGCCGCCGAGCGCACCGACTATGTGCACCTCACCAACCCCGACGACGGCCCGGCCGTCGTCGACATCGAGCTCTACGGCAAGGACGGCGCGATCAAGTCCACGGTCGGGGAGGGCATCACGGTCCAGCCGCACTCCAGCGAGCCGGTCCTGCTGTCCACGCTCAGCGACGAGCGGCAGACCAACCTGACGGTGCACGTCAGCGTGCGCAGCGGACGGGTCGCCGCGGCCGTGCAGGCCCTGGACGACAAGATCGGCGGTGACTGGCTGGCCGCGTCCGCCGACCCGGCGGGCACCCTGGTCCTGCCCGGCATCCCGAAGGACGCCACCTCCGTGCGCCTGATCGCCTTCACCCCCGGCGACGCCGACGCCGACCTGAAGGTGCGCCTCGCCTCTCCCGACGGCCTGATCACTCCCGCCGGGAACGAGACCCTGCATGTGAAGTCGGGCATGACGTCGGCGATCGACCTGGGCGACGTCACGCGCGGTGAGGCGGGCTCCGTGGTCCTGACCCCGACGGACAGGTCGGTCCCGGTGGTCGCCGCCCTCCGGGTCACCCGGGGCAAGGGCGACAAGCAGGAGACGGCATTCATCCCCGCCACCAGCCCGGTCGGCACGCGCGCGACGTCCGCCGACAACAGCGGCAAGGGCACGACGCTGTCCCTCATCGCGCCCACCGCCGCCGCGAAGGTCAAGGTCACGGCATCGGCGGGCAGCGGTGGCGGCACGCCGGTGACGAAGACGTACACGATCAAGGCGGGCACCACCCAGGACGTCGACGCCCCGGTCCCGGCCGGCCTGAAGGGCACGTACGCGCTGACGGTGGAGCCCTTGTCCGGCGGTCCGGTCTACGGCGCCCGCACCTTGGCGGCCACGGAGGAGGGCGTCCCCGGCTTCACCGTGCAGACCCTCCCGGACGACCGGGGGACGGTGGCCGTACCGGAGGCGGACCAGGATCTGTCGGTGCTGCAGAAGTAG
- a CDS encoding glycosyltransferase family 2 protein produces MSVHSQTAAQHDAATAVFDPAHQPESPRHVVTAVLVSHDGARWLPDALAGLLGQERPVQYAVAADTGSADDSARLVTDALGADRVLHLARRTGFGQAVEEANRSAPVLTPDELPYLKRPSGWDPVTRTWRDDAYDLPELPHGEPIQWLWLLHDDCAPDPDALAQLLRVVDNEMELGRDDVAVVGPKLRGWYDRRQLLEVGVTIANSGRRWTGLDRREQDQGQHDHVRPVLSVSTAGMLIRRDVFEELGGFDRRLPLMRDDVDLCWRAHSAGHRVLIAPDAVVRHAEAASRERRTVDCLGRTAASPHKVDKAGAVYTLLVNTRTGLLPWVLLRVALGTFMRTVAYLVGKVPGQAVDEIRGLLGTLLRPERIIAGRRRRGRPQIDKGELRALFPPPGATVRATVEQVAGDFFGGSDTEASSAGRHGGAVESGPGGDDADFLEVEQFARVKRIARKPGPVLFLVLLLVSLIACRALLGGGALAGGALLPAPGDSEELWSRYLDAWHPVGAGGTPAAPPYLALVAMLASTLFGSTGLAVTVLLVGSVPLAGFTAYFASRPLVESRLLRAWAAVAYAFLPAATGALAGGRIGTAVLAVLLPLLARAGTAAAGLANSSGARGSWRATWAYALLLTLATAFTPIVWPIALVLGIGVLAVRRRDPIAHSLRFLVQLGTPLLVLAPWSLTLLPFGFFKEAGLEYGSSAASALDLLGASPGGPGTVNGLMLLGIVLAALAALMRSERQLGIRTAWTVALVGLVFAALSNSSTWAGPATLVYGIALLAAAALGADGARARVAEQNFGWRQPVAALIALASAAGPLLVAAGWMIGGADGPVQRRDPVQVPAFVAEESGTRDQARTLVLDSDSTARVRYTLVRGSGARMGDAELAATDGENGRLDKVVGNLVAGSGADQANQLGGFAVRYVLVHNGAPREVTRVLDATPGLTRLSQQSGSALWRVDQQVSRAAIVPASGSGTAQPVAAGPVEIHTTIPTGADGRVLRLADSAAEGWTATLDGRPLIRTTVDGWAQGFELPSTGGRLDVTYDAPVGHTGWLWAQGSLAVVLVVLALPGRRRNIDDDLPEEETAVPAQAPAGEGRRARRLRAQAEAAETADADESDPGSVPPPQEEAPAAVPHQQSYGDWDASGYAGDGYPAYGDQYQGAGQYQTGGYDQQAYQADPYQSGQYDPYAYGGQGGQMPYDPTYQQGYDQAYDPSQPHPHGTTDSERPDGSQQ; encoded by the coding sequence ATGTCCGTGCACAGCCAAACGGCAGCCCAACACGACGCTGCCACCGCAGTGTTTGACCCGGCCCACCAGCCCGAGTCTCCGCGTCATGTGGTGACCGCGGTCCTCGTCTCCCACGACGGCGCCCGCTGGCTGCCCGACGCGCTCGCCGGGCTGCTCGGCCAGGAGCGCCCCGTTCAGTACGCCGTCGCGGCCGACACCGGCAGCGCGGACGACTCCGCCCGGCTGGTCACCGACGCCCTCGGCGCCGACCGTGTGCTCCACCTCGCCCGGCGCACCGGCTTCGGCCAGGCCGTCGAGGAGGCCAACCGCAGCGCCCCCGTGCTCACCCCGGACGAGCTGCCGTATCTCAAGCGGCCCAGCGGCTGGGACCCCGTCACGCGCACCTGGCGCGACGACGCCTACGACCTGCCCGAGCTCCCGCACGGCGAGCCGATCCAGTGGCTGTGGCTGCTGCACGACGACTGCGCCCCCGACCCCGACGCCCTCGCCCAGCTGCTGCGCGTCGTCGACAACGAGATGGAGCTCGGCCGCGACGACGTGGCCGTCGTGGGCCCCAAGCTGCGCGGCTGGTACGACCGCCGCCAGCTCCTGGAGGTCGGCGTCACCATCGCCAACTCCGGCCGCCGCTGGACCGGCCTCGACCGCCGCGAACAGGACCAGGGCCAGCACGACCACGTACGGCCCGTGCTGTCGGTGTCCACCGCCGGCATGCTGATCCGGCGCGACGTCTTCGAGGAACTCGGCGGCTTCGACCGTCGGCTGCCCCTGATGCGCGACGACGTCGACCTGTGCTGGCGCGCACACTCGGCCGGCCACCGCGTCCTCATCGCCCCCGATGCCGTCGTACGGCACGCCGAGGCCGCCTCCCGCGAGCGCCGCACCGTCGACTGCCTGGGCCGCACCGCCGCGTCCCCGCACAAGGTCGACAAGGCGGGCGCCGTCTACACCCTCCTCGTCAACACGCGCACGGGGTTGCTGCCCTGGGTGCTGCTGCGCGTGGCGCTCGGCACCTTCATGAGGACCGTCGCCTACCTCGTCGGCAAGGTCCCCGGACAGGCCGTCGACGAGATCCGCGGCCTCCTGGGCACCCTGTTGCGGCCCGAGCGGATCATCGCCGGACGGCGCAGGCGCGGCCGTCCGCAGATCGACAAGGGCGAGCTGCGGGCGCTGTTCCCGCCACCGGGCGCGACCGTGCGGGCCACCGTGGAGCAGGTCGCCGGCGACTTCTTCGGCGGCTCCGACACCGAGGCCTCCTCGGCCGGACGGCACGGCGGCGCGGTCGAGTCCGGGCCCGGCGGCGACGACGCCGACTTCCTGGAGGTCGAGCAGTTCGCCCGCGTCAAGCGCATCGCCCGCAAGCCCGGCCCGGTGCTCTTCCTGGTGCTGCTGCTCGTCTCGCTCATCGCCTGCCGCGCGCTCCTGGGCGGCGGCGCGCTCGCGGGCGGTGCCCTGCTGCCCGCCCCGGGCGACTCCGAGGAGCTGTGGTCCCGCTACCTGGACGCCTGGCACCCGGTGGGCGCGGGCGGCACCCCTGCCGCGCCGCCCTACCTCGCCCTCGTCGCGATGCTGGCCTCCACGCTGTTCGGCTCGACCGGCCTCGCGGTCACGGTCCTGCTCGTCGGCTCGGTGCCGCTGGCCGGGTTCACCGCCTACTTCGCCTCCCGCCCGCTCGTCGAGTCCCGCCTGCTGCGCGCGTGGGCGGCCGTCGCCTACGCCTTCCTGCCCGCCGCCACCGGCGCCCTGGCCGGTGGCCGCATCGGCACCGCCGTCCTCGCCGTCCTGCTGCCGCTCCTCGCCCGCGCGGGCACCGCCGCGGCCGGACTGGCCAACTCCTCGGGTGCACGCGGCAGTTGGCGCGCCACCTGGGCGTACGCGCTGCTGCTGACCCTGGCCACCGCCTTCACACCGATCGTGTGGCCGATCGCACTGGTCCTGGGCATCGGCGTACTGGCCGTGCGCCGCCGCGACCCCATCGCCCACAGCCTGCGCTTCCTGGTCCAGCTGGGCACCCCGCTGCTGGTCCTCGCGCCCTGGTCGCTGACGCTGCTCCCGTTCGGCTTCTTCAAGGAGGCCGGACTGGAGTACGGCTCCTCGGCCGCCTCCGCCCTCGACCTGCTCGGCGCCAGCCCGGGCGGCCCTGGCACCGTGAACGGGCTGATGCTCCTCGGCATCGTCCTGGCCGCGCTGGCCGCCCTGATGCGCTCCGAGCGACAGCTGGGAATCCGCACGGCCTGGACGGTCGCGCTGGTGGGCCTCGTCTTCGCGGCCCTGTCCAACAGCTCCACCTGGGCCGGACCCGCGACCCTCGTCTACGGCATCGCGCTGCTGGCCGCCGCCGCGCTCGGCGCCGACGGGGCACGCGCACGCGTGGCCGAGCAGAACTTCGGCTGGCGCCAGCCGGTCGCCGCGCTGATCGCGCTCGCCTCGGCCGCGGGCCCGCTGCTCGTCGCCGCCGGCTGGATGATCGGCGGCGCCGACGGTCCCGTGCAGCGACGCGACCCGGTGCAGGTGCCCGCGTTCGTCGCCGAGGAGAGCGGCACCCGCGACCAGGCCCGCACCCTGGTCCTCGACAGCGACTCCACCGCCCGCGTCCGCTACACCCTGGTCCGCGGCTCCGGTGCCCGCATGGGTGATGCCGAACTGGCCGCGACCGACGGTGAGAACGGCAGGCTCGACAAGGTCGTCGGCAACCTCGTCGCCGGCTCCGGCGCCGACCAGGCGAACCAGCTCGGCGGCTTCGCCGTGCGCTACGTCCTGGTCCACAACGGCGCGCCCCGCGAGGTCACCCGCGTCCTGGACGCCACGCCCGGCCTGACCCGGCTCAGCCAGCAGAGCGGCAGCGCGCTGTGGCGCGTCGACCAGCAGGTCTCACGGGCCGCGATCGTGCCCGCCTCGGGCTCGGGCACCGCACAGCCGGTCGCCGCCGGACCCGTCGAGATCCACACCACGATCCCGACCGGCGCCGACGGCCGTGTCCTGCGCCTGGCCGACTCCGCCGCCGAGGGCTGGACCGCCACCCTGGACGGCAGGCCGCTCATCCGCACCACGGTCGACGGCTGGGCCCAGGGCTTCGAACTCCCCTCCACCGGGGGACGGCTGGACGTCACCTACGACGCCCCCGTCGGCCACACCGGCTGGCTGTGGGCCCAGGGCTCACTCGCCGTCGTCCTCGTCGTGCTCGCCCTGCCGGGCCGCCGCCGCAACATCGACGACGACCTTCCCGAGGAGGAGACCGCCGTCCCCGCCCAGGCCCCCGCCGGTGAGGGCCGTCGCGCCCGCCGTCTGCGGGCCCAGGCCGAGGCCGCGGAGACCGCCGACGCGGACGAGTCCGACCCCGGCAGCGTGCCTCCTCCTCAGGAGGAGGCTCCCGCCGCCGTCCCGCACCAGCAGTCCTACGGCGACTGGGACGCGTCGGGCTACGCGGGCGACGGCTACCCCGCCTACGGCGACCAGTACCAGGGCGCCGGGCAGTACCAGACGGGTGGCTACGACCAGCAGGCGTACCAGGCCGACCCGTACCAGAGCGGCCAGTACGACCCGTACGCGTACGGCGGACAGGGCGGACAGATGCCGTACGACCCGACGTACCAGCAGGGCTACGACCAGGCCTATGACCCGTCGCAGCCCCACCCCCACGGCACCACCGACAGTGAGCGCCCCGACGGGAGCCAGCAGTGA
- a CDS encoding WhiB family transcriptional regulator, whose amino-acid sequence MTELVQQLLVDDADEELGWQERALCAQTDPESFFPEKGGSTREAKKVCLACEVRSECLEYALANDERFGIWGGLSERERRRLKKAAV is encoded by the coding sequence ATGACCGAGCTGGTGCAGCAACTGCTGGTCGACGACGCGGACGAGGAACTCGGCTGGCAGGAGCGCGCACTGTGCGCCCAGACCGACCCCGAGTCCTTCTTCCCCGAGAAGGGCGGCTCGACCAGAGAGGCCAAAAAGGTCTGCCTCGCCTGCGAGGTGCGCTCCGAGTGCCTCGAGTACGCCCTGGCCAACGACGAGCGCTTCGGGATCTGGGGCGGTCTGTCCGAACGGGAGCGCCGCCGGCTGAAGAAGGCCGCCGTCTGA
- a CDS encoding cysteine dioxygenase → MNSDNDLQIAGDILEVPHLLQPPREHPATVAEFVGLARAIAADRSQWEHLVRYDATTRWYHRLRTGPGYEVWLLSWVPGQGSGLHDHGRSSGVLTVLEGTLTERTERGTRALEAGAQRVFAPGYVHEVVNDTLEPAVSLHVYHPGLTEMPMLPQSQLRSTGGTPISPHCEAGARPRRVTA, encoded by the coding sequence ATGAACAGCGACAACGACCTCCAGATCGCCGGCGACATCCTCGAAGTCCCGCACCTGCTGCAGCCCCCGCGCGAGCACCCGGCCACCGTCGCCGAGTTCGTCGGCCTGGCCCGCGCCATCGCCGCCGACCGCTCCCAGTGGGAGCACCTCGTCCGGTACGACGCGACGACCCGCTGGTACCACCGGCTGCGCACCGGACCCGGCTACGAGGTGTGGCTGCTTTCCTGGGTGCCGGGACAGGGCAGCGGGCTGCACGACCACGGCCGGTCCTCCGGCGTGCTGACCGTCCTGGAGGGCACGCTGACCGAGCGGACCGAGCGGGGCACGCGCGCGTTGGAGGCGGGCGCGCAGCGGGTGTTCGCGCCGGGGTATGTGCACGAGGTCGTCAACGACACGCTGGAGCCGGCGGTCAGCCTGCACGTCTACCACCCGGGCCTGACCGAGATGCCCATGCTCCCCCAGTCTCAACTTCGTTCGACCGGGGGGACCCCCATCTCCCCGCACTGCGAGGCGGGCGCGCGGCCCCGTCGGGTGACTGCCTGA
- the cofD gene encoding 2-phospho-L-lactate transferase: protein MRIVVLAGGIGGARFLRGLKRAVPDADVTVIGNTGDDIHLFGLKVCPDLDTVMYTLGGGINEEQGWGRAEETFHLKEELAAYGAGPGWFGLGDRDFATHIVRTQMLGAGYPLSAVTEALCDRWEPGVRLIPMTDDRVETHVAVEVDGERKAVHFQEYWVRLRASVPAEAVVPVGAEQAKPAPGVLEAIAEADVILFPPSNPVVSIGTILAVPGIREAIADAGVPVVGLSPIVGDAPVRGMADKVLAAVGVESTAAAVAEHYGSGLLDGWLVDTVDAGSVERIETAGIRCRAVPLMMTDADATARMAREALTLAEEVRGA, encoded by the coding sequence ATGCGCATTGTGGTTCTGGCAGGCGGCATCGGTGGTGCCCGGTTCCTGCGCGGTCTGAAGCGAGCCGTGCCGGACGCGGACGTCACGGTCATCGGCAACACCGGCGACGACATCCACCTCTTCGGGCTCAAGGTCTGCCCGGACCTCGACACGGTGATGTACACGCTCGGCGGCGGCATCAACGAGGAGCAGGGCTGGGGACGGGCCGAGGAGACCTTCCACCTCAAGGAGGAGCTCGCGGCGTACGGGGCCGGGCCCGGCTGGTTCGGGCTCGGCGACCGGGACTTCGCCACGCACATCGTGCGGACGCAGATGCTCGGCGCCGGTTATCCGCTGAGCGCGGTGACCGAGGCGCTGTGCGACCGCTGGGAGCCGGGCGTGCGGCTGATCCCGATGACCGACGACCGCGTCGAGACGCATGTCGCGGTCGAGGTCGACGGCGAGCGCAAGGCGGTCCACTTCCAGGAGTACTGGGTGCGGCTGCGGGCGTCGGTACCGGCGGAGGCGGTCGTGCCGGTCGGGGCCGAGCAGGCGAAGCCCGCGCCCGGCGTGCTGGAGGCGATCGCGGAGGCGGACGTGATCCTCTTCCCGCCGTCCAACCCCGTCGTGTCCATCGGCACGATCCTGGCCGTGCCCGGCATCCGGGAGGCGATCGCCGACGCCGGGGTGCCGGTGGTGGGCCTCTCCCCCATCGTCGGGGACGCGCCCGTGCGCGGGATGGCCGACAAGGTGCTCGCGGCGGTCGGCGTGGAGTCCACCGCGGCGGCGGTGGCCGAGCACTACGGCTCGGGGCTCCTCGACGGCTGGCTCGTCGACACCGTGGACGCCGGCTCGGTGGAGCGGATCGAGACGGCCGGCATCCGCTGCCGTGCCGTACCGCTGATGATGACCGACGCGGACGCGACCGCGCGGATGGCCCGAGAGGCGCTGACGCTGGCCGAGGAGGTGCGGGGAGCTTGA
- a CDS encoding coenzyme F420-0:L-glutamate ligase — protein sequence MSEEAPEYRVWALGGIPEVQRGDDLGKLIAAAEPGLLDGDVLLVTSKIVSKAEGRIVEAADREAAIDAETVRVVARRGPLRIVENRQGLVMAAAGVDASNTPSGTVLLLPEDPDASARAIRDGLRDVLGVDVGVVITDTFGRPWRAGLTDVAIGAAGVRVLDDLRGGTDGYGNPLSATVVATADELAAAGDLVKGKAAGLPVAVVRGLPHMVTGEHGEGARAMVRDARDDMFRLGTSEAVREAVTLRRTVRAFTDEPVDPEAVRRAVAAAVTAPAPHHTTPWRFVLLESEESRTQLLDAMRDAWIADLTRDGKTQESIAKRVRRGDVLRNAPYLVVPCLVMDGSHTYGDVRRDTAEREMFVVATGAGVQNLLVALAGERLGSAWVSSTMFCRDVVREVLGLPRDWDPMGAVAVGHPAEVPRPRPEREAGAFIEVR from the coding sequence TTGAGCGAGGAAGCACCCGAGTACCGGGTCTGGGCCCTCGGCGGGATTCCCGAGGTCCAGCGGGGCGACGACCTCGGCAAGCTGATCGCCGCCGCCGAACCCGGGCTGCTCGACGGGGATGTGCTCCTCGTCACCTCCAAGATCGTGTCGAAGGCGGAGGGCCGGATCGTCGAGGCGGCCGACCGGGAGGCGGCGATAGACGCCGAGACCGTGCGGGTCGTGGCCCGGCGCGGGCCGCTGCGGATCGTCGAGAACCGGCAGGGCCTGGTCATGGCGGCCGCCGGGGTCGACGCCTCCAACACCCCTTCGGGGACGGTGCTGTTGCTGCCGGAGGATCCGGACGCGTCCGCACGGGCGATCCGGGACGGGCTGCGCGACGTCCTCGGTGTCGACGTCGGAGTCGTGATCACCGACACGTTCGGGCGACCGTGGCGCGCGGGGCTGACGGACGTCGCGATCGGCGCCGCGGGGGTGCGCGTACTGGACGATCTGCGTGGGGGCACGGACGGGTACGGCAATCCGCTCAGCGCGACGGTCGTGGCCACGGCGGACGAACTCGCCGCCGCGGGCGACCTCGTCAAGGGCAAGGCGGCCGGCCTGCCGGTCGCCGTGGTGCGCGGGCTGCCGCACATGGTGACCGGGGAGCACGGGGAAGGGGCACGGGCGATGGTGCGCGACGCGCGCGACGACATGTTCCGGCTCGGCACCTCCGAGGCGGTACGGGAGGCGGTGACCCTGCGCCGTACCGTACGGGCCTTCACCGACGAACCCGTCGACCCGGAGGCGGTACGGCGGGCGGTGGCCGCGGCGGTGACCGCGCCGGCCCCGCACCACACCACGCCGTGGCGCTTCGTCCTGCTGGAGTCAGAGGAGTCCCGGACCCAGTTGCTCGACGCCATGCGCGACGCGTGGATCGCCGACCTCACACGGGACGGCAAGACACAGGAGTCGATCGCCAAGCGGGTGCGGCGCGGGGACGTGCTGCGCAACGCGCCCTATCTGGTCGTGCCGTGTCTCGTCATGGACGGCTCGCACACCTACGGGGACGTGCGGCGGGACACGGCCGAGCGGGAGATGTTCGTGGTCGCCACGGGCGCGGGCGTGCAGAACCTCCTGGTCGCGCTGGCCGGGGAGCGGCTCGGTTCGGCCTGGGTGTCGTCGACGATGTTCTGCCGGGACGTGGTGCGCGAGGTGCTCGGGCTGCCGCGGGACTGGGATCCCATGGGGGCGGTGGCGGTCGGGCATCCGGCCGAGGTGCCGCGGCCCCGGCCGGAGCGGGAGGCGGGGGCGTTCATCGAGGTCCGGTGA
- a CDS encoding DNA-3-methyladenine glycosylase family protein yields MAGRFAPRPTRTTVRGGHVAVPAKTGVPRQTGGAGRVRRWVPEGALDLGLVLGPLRRGPADPTFRALPDGSVWRASRTPLGPGTLRVAVYGGEVRGEAWGPGAEWLLERLPELLGAADDPDAFAPRHRLVALARHRRPGLRLTRTGLVLESLIPSILEQKVTTDEAYRAWRLLVRKFGEPAPGPAAGSRLWVMPEPRTWALIPSWEWHRAGVDNKRASTILRAVRVAARLEEAVGMEPTAAQARLEVVPGIGPWTSAETVQRSHGAPDAVTVGDLHLPGIVGWALAGDRYADDSVMLELLEPYAGQRHRAARLILLSGKTPARRAPKMPRGDIGRL; encoded by the coding sequence GTGGCAGGACGTTTCGCTCCGCGGCCCACGCGTACGACCGTGCGCGGTGGGCATGTCGCCGTGCCCGCCAAGACGGGCGTGCCGCGGCAGACCGGCGGGGCCGGGCGGGTACGCAGATGGGTGCCGGAGGGCGCCCTCGATCTCGGGCTGGTGCTCGGGCCGCTGCGGCGCGGACCGGCCGACCCGACGTTCCGGGCCCTGCCGGACGGGTCCGTGTGGCGGGCCAGCCGGACGCCCCTCGGACCGGGGACGCTGCGGGTGGCGGTGTACGGCGGTGAGGTGCGCGGCGAGGCATGGGGGCCGGGAGCCGAGTGGCTGCTGGAGCGGTTGCCGGAGCTGCTGGGCGCCGCCGACGACCCCGACGCCTTCGCTCCGCGGCACCGGCTGGTGGCGCTTGCCCGGCACCGGCGGCCCGGGCTCAGACTGACGCGGACCGGCCTTGTGCTGGAGTCGCTGATTCCGTCGATTCTGGAGCAGAAGGTCACGACCGACGAGGCGTACCGGGCGTGGCGGCTGCTGGTGCGGAAGTTCGGGGAGCCGGCGCCGGGGCCCGCGGCGGGCTCACGGCTGTGGGTGATGCCCGAGCCCCGGACATGGGCGCTGATTCCGTCCTGGGAGTGGCATCGGGCCGGGGTCGACAACAAGCGGGCGTCGACGATTCTGCGTGCCGTACGGGTCGCTGCGCGACTGGAGGAGGCGGTCGGGATGGAGCCGACGGCCGCGCAGGCGCGGTTGGAGGTAGTGCCGGGGATCGGGCCCTGGACGTCGGCGGAGACCGTGCAGCGCAGTCATGGGGCGCCGGATGCGGTGACCGTCGGGGATCTTCATCTGCCGGGGATCGTGGGGTGGGCGCTGGCCGGGGATCGGTATGCGGACGACTCCGTGATGCTGGAGTTGTTGGAGCCGTATGCCGGGCAGCGGCATCGGGCGGCTCGGTTGATTCTGTTGAGCGGGAAGACGCCCGCGCGGAGGGCTCCGAAGATGCCTCGGGGGGACATCGGTCGGTTGTGA